The following coding sequences are from one uncultured Desulfobacter sp. window:
- a CDS encoding DUF4338 domain-containing protein, whose protein sequence is MQIKQQTFCGRKFTGKEIALIQEVVATCGGLSRRELAHTVCELLEWKRPNDRLKVRECSDFLELLEAKGALTLPEKKQQTKIVFHKSIPQTPCKQPHSTLRGRVEEFTPLEVQRVQNREQRDLFKELIGRHHYLGYAMPFGARLQYLIYVNRPHREIVGCIQFSSPAWRMRARDEWIGWTDERRKVALQKVVNNSRFLILAPIQNLASMILSCSLRELRDDWEQQYGLKPMLVETLVDRQQFHGGCYRASTWIELGKTTGRGRMDRFGKRHGADVKTILVYPLEKDAVHQLREGI, encoded by the coding sequence ATGCAAATCAAGCAACAAACCTTTTGTGGTCGAAAGTTTACCGGTAAAGAAATCGCATTAATCCAGGAAGTCGTTGCTACCTGTGGAGGCCTTAGCCGACGAGAACTGGCACATACCGTATGCGAACTTCTGGAATGGAAACGCCCTAATGATCGGCTAAAAGTCCGGGAATGTAGTGATTTTTTGGAGCTTTTAGAGGCCAAGGGAGCTCTAACCCTTCCTGAAAAGAAACAACAAACAAAGATCGTTTTTCACAAGAGTATTCCCCAAACACCCTGTAAGCAACCCCACAGCACTTTGCGTGGCAGAGTAGAAGAATTTACACCTCTTGAGGTACAGCGGGTTCAGAATCGAGAGCAGAGGGATCTGTTTAAGGAACTCATCGGTCGCCATCATTACCTGGGATATGCAATGCCTTTTGGCGCCAGATTGCAGTATCTGATTTATGTAAACCGTCCCCATCGAGAAATTGTGGGGTGCATCCAGTTCTCAAGCCCTGCCTGGCGGATGCGTGCTCGCGATGAATGGATCGGTTGGACAGATGAAAGGCGTAAGGTCGCTCTACAAAAGGTGGTGAACAACAGCCGTTTTCTGATCCTTGCTCCCATCCAAAATTTAGCGAGCATGATACTGTCATGTAGTCTCCGGGAACTCAGAGATGATTGGGAACAGCAGTATGGTCTTAAACCCATGCTGGTAGAGACATTGGTGGATCGACAACAATTCCACGGTGGCTGTTATCGGGCATCGACCTGGATTGAGTTGGGGAAAACCACTGGTCGTGGGCGCATGGACCGATTCGGCAAACGTCATGGCGCTGATGTAAAAACCATATTAGTATATCCACTGGAAAAAGATGCTGTTCACCAACTCAGGGAGGGGATATGA
- the tnpB gene encoding IS66 family insertion sequence element accessory protein TnpB (TnpB, as the term is used for proteins encoded by IS66 family insertion elements, is considered an accessory protein, since TnpC, encoded by a neighboring gene, is a DDE family transposase.) translates to MIQITPQMRIMLAVTPADFRKGIDGLAAVCRRVLKQNPFSGYVFVFRNKPGTALKILIYDGQGFWLCQKRLSKGRFKWWPKKGGDEIHPLAAHELQMLIWNGNPQKNNVLLWKKI, encoded by the coding sequence ATGATCCAAATCACACCGCAAATGCGGATAATGCTGGCGGTAACTCCTGCTGATTTTCGAAAGGGGATCGACGGCCTGGCAGCTGTTTGTCGCAGGGTGTTAAAACAAAATCCTTTTTCCGGATATGTTTTTGTTTTCAGAAACAAACCGGGGACTGCCCTGAAGATACTAATATATGATGGCCAGGGCTTCTGGCTTTGTCAAAAAAGATTGAGCAAGGGGCGTTTTAAATGGTGGCCTAAAAAGGGAGGAGATGAAATTCACCCATTGGCTGCACATGAATTACAGATGTTGATATGGAACGGAAATCCTCAAAAAAATAATGTACTTTTGTGGAAAAAAATCTAG
- a CDS encoding transposase produces the protein MDIKQDELDALLERVRSNELQDGDYELIKALVETVAYLNTLSNEKAASIKRLLKMVFGDKTEKKKTSNPQNRPKRKKKKKGHGKNGANAYKGAKKIKICHQSLKSGNDCPACEKGKLYGEKPPAKIVRITGGAPFQATVYELQRLRCNLCGQIFTAQAPDNVGKEKYDAKSGAMLALLKYGSGVPLYRLGKLQASLGMPLPPSTQWEIIESVADKIHPVYTELVRQAAQGKVLYNDDTTMKILSLIKETDKAAKRKGMFTSGILSECEVGKIALFFTGHNHAGENLSRVLKERGSREDRPIQMCDALSRNLPKGFESILCNCLVHGRRNFVDVMDDFPDPLCQDRCRLN, from the coding sequence ATGGACATAAAGCAGGACGAACTTGACGCGCTCCTTGAGCGGGTAAGATCAAATGAACTGCAGGACGGCGATTATGAGTTGATCAAAGCATTGGTTGAAACCGTTGCTTATTTGAATACGTTGTCCAATGAAAAAGCAGCATCCATTAAACGGTTATTAAAAATGGTATTCGGCGATAAGACCGAAAAGAAGAAAACGTCGAATCCGCAGAACCGGCCGAAACGAAAAAAGAAGAAAAAAGGTCACGGCAAAAATGGTGCAAACGCCTATAAAGGTGCCAAGAAGATCAAGATCTGTCATCAAAGCCTTAAGTCAGGTAATGATTGCCCTGCCTGTGAAAAAGGTAAATTGTATGGTGAAAAACCACCTGCCAAGATCGTCCGGATAACAGGCGGTGCTCCCTTCCAGGCGACAGTATATGAACTGCAGAGATTGCGGTGTAACCTTTGTGGGCAGATTTTTACTGCCCAGGCGCCCGACAATGTGGGCAAAGAAAAATATGATGCCAAATCCGGTGCCATGCTGGCCCTTCTAAAATATGGCAGCGGAGTCCCTTTATACCGCTTGGGCAAACTTCAGGCTAGCCTGGGGATGCCGCTGCCCCCATCGACCCAATGGGAAATCATCGAAAGCGTAGCAGACAAGATTCATCCGGTATATACAGAGTTAGTCCGTCAGGCTGCACAAGGCAAGGTGTTGTACAATGACGACACGACAATGAAAATTTTATCCTTGATAAAAGAAACAGACAAGGCAGCCAAGCGAAAAGGGATGTTCACTTCCGGAATCCTGTCAGAATGTGAGGTAGGAAAGATTGCCCTGTTTTTTACCGGCCACAATCATGCTGGAGAAAATTTATCCAGGGTTCTGAAAGAACGGGGATCCAGAGAAGATCGGCCAATACAGATGTGTGATGCTCTGTCCAGGAATCTGCCAAAAGGTTTTGAATCGATATTATGCAATTGTCTCGTGCATGGACGCCGTAACTTTGTCGACGTCATGGACGATTTCCCTGACCCCCTGTGTCAGGATAGATGTCGCCTCAATTGA
- a CDS encoding transposase, with amino-acid sequence MGHSIQIKEAVLQKVLLGNKPHHEISQEFGVGRSTIGKWLRQYKESGNTALKSKAKRPKDWSSEQRISALIETGTMTSEECVAWCRKKGIFCHHLEQWRKDAVSGMSNTADKRQSEKEKQYKKEISSLRRDLSRKEKALAETAALLVLKKKAQAIWGEPEED; translated from the coding sequence ATGGGACATTCTATCCAAATCAAAGAGGCTGTGTTACAAAAGGTACTACTGGGCAACAAACCCCACCATGAGATATCGCAAGAATTCGGAGTTGGCCGATCAACAATCGGAAAATGGCTAAGACAATATAAAGAAAGCGGCAACACTGCATTGAAATCAAAAGCGAAACGCCCCAAAGACTGGTCTTCTGAGCAAAGAATTTCAGCACTTATAGAAACAGGAACTATGACTTCTGAAGAATGTGTTGCCTGGTGCCGTAAAAAAGGAATTTTTTGCCATCACTTGGAGCAATGGAGAAAAGATGCCGTTTCCGGTATGTCAAACACTGCAGATAAAAGGCAAAGTGAAAAGGAAAAACAATATAAAAAAGAAATATCCTCTTTAAGACGCGACCTTTCCCGTAAAGAAAAAGCACTTGCAGAAACAGCGGCCTTGCTGGTTCTTAAAAAAAAAGCCCAGGCGATCTGGGGGGAGCCAGAGGAAGATTGA
- a CDS encoding IS3 family transposase — MITSEDKRSVLTLISEACQAGAGKSKAAQLLGLTVRTIQRWKKQGTTDHRKGSRAVPANKLSVEEQDNIVNVLKSQEYADFSPNQIVPKLADQGIYMGSESTMYRILRTLKMNEHRQASNPVHRHSPETFTACGPNQIWSWDITYLPSSVKGQFYYLYIVMDLYSRKAVACQVYESESGEFASDLIADACIREKISKKQIILHSDNGSPMKSATMLAKLQDLGVMPSFSRPSVSNDNPFSESLFRTMKYRPNYPEKPFENVIKARDWADNFVTWYNTVHFHSSLNFVTPDDRHRGKDVQILEDRHKVYMEARLKNPERWSKGTRAWKPITEVSLKKFKRLKPETAAGKRLA; from the coding sequence TTGATAACCTCTGAGGATAAACGGTCCGTGTTAACCTTGATATCTGAGGCCTGCCAAGCCGGCGCCGGTAAAAGTAAGGCGGCACAATTATTGGGATTAACAGTGCGAACGATTCAGCGCTGGAAAAAGCAGGGGACAACAGATCACCGTAAGGGTTCTCGTGCCGTTCCTGCCAATAAGTTGTCGGTTGAAGAGCAAGATAACATTGTCAATGTACTGAAATCTCAGGAATATGCAGATTTCAGCCCCAATCAAATCGTTCCAAAGCTTGCTGATCAGGGTATCTATATGGGATCTGAGTCTACAATGTATAGAATTTTGAGAACGCTGAAGATGAACGAGCACCGTCAGGCAAGCAATCCAGTGCATAGACATAGCCCGGAAACATTCACGGCATGTGGTCCTAATCAGATATGGTCCTGGGATATTACATATTTGCCTTCATCAGTGAAAGGTCAATTCTATTACCTTTATATCGTGATGGATCTATACAGCCGGAAAGCTGTCGCCTGCCAGGTTTATGAATCGGAGTCCGGAGAATTTGCCTCAGATTTGATAGCAGACGCCTGCATTCGTGAAAAGATATCAAAAAAACAGATTATTTTGCATTCTGATAACGGATCTCCAATGAAATCAGCAACTATGTTGGCCAAGCTGCAAGACTTAGGGGTCATGCCGTCCTTTAGCCGGCCCAGTGTCAGCAATGATAACCCTTTTTCAGAGTCATTGTTCAGAACAATGAAATACAGGCCGAATTATCCGGAAAAGCCATTTGAAAATGTAATTAAAGCAAGAGATTGGGCGGATAATTTTGTCACTTGGTATAATACTGTGCATTTCCATAGCAGTCTCAATTTTGTTACTCCTGATGACAGACACCGCGGAAAAGATGTTCAAATCCTTGAGGATCGACATAAAGTGTATATGGAAGCCCGGTTGAAGAATCCTGAAAGGTGGTCCAAG